GAGTGAGTTCAGTGGTTCGTGAGCTTAATGCAGTGGTTGGTGGACTTTgtacagtgggtggtgggggcagtCACTGGGTATAACGCAGTAAGGATAGGCGGGATCCGTGTTAAATACATAGGATTCTGGGCAAGTCTCAACGATGGCTGACTGGCCAATGTTAGGACAGTTAAAGAACTGCTGGTCACACGTCATGCACTTGGGGAATTGTCCCACTGCCGTGCATGTCATAGACTCCTCACAGTTAGGAGTTGGAGTGGTCGTACTTTCCCCAGGGGCCGTGGTCTTACCACACGGAATGTTACAAGGGGCGCCGGCCACACAGTGACCTGTGCTTATGTCAAAATTAGAACCTGAAGAGCAGGTTTGATGTTCCTCCTCGGTGACTGGTCCTGTTCTGGTACACAAATAGTATCTGGTGCAGTCGTGGGGGTCGGGAATCTCCATTCCCACTTCAAAGCAGAAAGCAAGGCAGGGgtcactgcagcacttgctcttaACCGTGCCGCAACTTAGTCCGTTAAAGTAGGGAAGATTCACGGGGCAAACGATAGGTCCTATCAGAAGACCACCCACACATTGGTAGAAGATGCTGCAATTATTCGGGTCAAAGATATTGATATCAGCTGTGCCACATCGTAGATGACAATCTGGTATGGTGCAGGTTGGTAAGCAAGTTGGCTGAGAAGCACAATCTGATGTTGTTAGGTCGAAGGATTGACCAGTTGGACAAGCTATAGAAGAGTCTGAGGGCAAGTTATCGTCCTCCAAACAGATGTAATATCGAGTACAGTCGAGAGGATCAGCTACCTTACGTGTAGGAGGAAGAGGGCTCGGGCAAGTTGGCTCACAGTATCCGGCAGCGAAGCCACAGAGCAGCGCCGCCAC
Above is a window of Procambarus clarkii isolate CNS0578487 chromosome 11, FALCON_Pclarkii_2.0, whole genome shotgun sequence DNA encoding:
- the LOC123748402 gene encoding protein psiM; translated protein: MAKQLLLVFLSVALVAALLCGFAAGYCEPTCPSPLPPTRKVADPLDCTRYYICLEDDNLPSDSSIACPTGQSFDLTTSDCASQPTCLPTCTIPDCHLRCGTADINIFDPNNCSIFYQCVGGLLIGPIVCPVNLPYFNGLSCGTVKSKCCSDPCLAFCFEVGMEIPDPHDCTRYYLCTRTGPVTEEEHQTCSSGSNFDISTGHCVAGAPCNIPCGKTTAPGESTTTPTPNCEESMTCTAVGQFPKCMTCDQQFFNCPNIGQSAIVETCPESYVFNTDPAYPYCVIPSDCPHHPLYKVHQPLH